In the Yoonia rosea genome, CGGTATCGGCAATCGTCTCGCCATGGCCCAGTTGCATATCCGCCCCAGACAGCACCATCGTCTGCCCGCCCATCTGCCGCACACCCACGTCAAAGGACACACGGGTCCTTGTTGACGGCTTTTCAAAAATCAGCGCCACCATATGCCCGGCGAGCGGCTGATCCGCATCCGGCGTGCCCTTGTGCAGACCGGCGCGGGCGGTTTTCATCGCTTTGGCATTGTCGATGATGTTGCGCAGCGCATCGGTGGGGGTCGTATGGATATCAAGAAAATGGGTCATGTGTTTCGCTTTTGTTGGGCCGTTTCCGACCAGTCAGTTCAGAGATGGGTCATTACCTGGACAAGGCGTCCTTCGGCTGTCGTGGTCAGACGTCGGTTCATGAAACCGGCCTGTTTATAGATTGTGATGGTGCGGGTGTCAGTCGTCCCCGGCGCCACGGCCACCATGGGGTATTTCAGACGCAGGCTGCGGATATACCCTTCGATATAGCCGACAGAATGGCCCTGTCCCATGAAATCGCTATCGCCGACAAAGGTGGCCATGACCCGGGCGCCAAACGGCAGGTCCGCATATTGCGGCATCTCAAAGGCGCGGGCGTCGTGATCGTGGATATAGGCAAAGGGGTGGTCGATCAGGCTCACCACCCGCATGTCAATCGCGGCACTGTCCATGTCTCTTTCCATCAGCGCAATTTGCTTGTCCGCATCGGGCCACCAGACTTTGACATGCGCCGTCTGTAACCAGCGGCGCATCAAAGGCAGGTCTGCCTCGGTCAGGGGGCGGAACGTGTAATTACGCATTGGCCTCCTTTACATGGGATGCCGCAGCATCAAGCTTGTCCACCGCCAGCGCGATATCGGCGTCAGTGATATTAAGCGCGGGCAACAAGCGCACGACATTGTCCGCGGCAGGCACGGTCAGCACCCCTTGGGCAAAACCTGCCGTGACGACATCGCTATTTGTGGCCTTGCATTTCAGACCAAGCATCAGGCCCGATCCGCGCACGGCTTCGAACACATCGGGATATGCCGCCACCAGCCCTTCGAGCTTTTGGCGCATCATACCGGCCTTACGGTTGACCTCGGCCAGAAACGCGTCGTCGCCGATGATCTCCATGACTTTGGCACCCACAGCACAGGCCAGAGGGTTGCCGCCATAGGTGGACCCATGCGTGCCTGCCGTCATGCCGGATGCCGCGTTTTCCGTGGCCAGCACCGCCCCGAGCGGGAAGCCGCCCCCGATGCCTTTGGCAACCATCATGATATCAGGGCTGATACCCGCCCATTCATGGGCAAAAAGCTTACCGGTCCGGCCCATGCCGCATTGCACCTCATCAAGGATCAGCAGGATGCCGTGTTGGTCGCACAGATCGCGCAGCCCCTTCAGGCAGACATCGGGCAAAGGACGAATGCCGCCTTCGCCCTGCACTGGCTCGACCATGATTGCCGCGATCTTGTCGGACACTGCAGCTTGCAGGGCATCATGGTCGCCAAATTCCAGATGGGTGAAACCGGGAAGCAACGGACCAAAGCCCTTGACCATCTTCTCGGAACCGGCTGCCGCAATCCCCGCACTGGAGCGCCCATGGAAAGACCCCGTGAAGGTGATGATCTCGGTCCGTTCGGGCTGGCCTTTGTCGTACCAGTATTTGCGGGCCATTTTGACGGCCAACTCGCAGGCCTCGGTGCCCGAGTTGGTGAAGAACACGGTATCGGCAAAAGTCTGCGCGACCAGCGCATCGGCCAGCTGTTGCTGGGCGGGAATGTTATAAAGGTTCGACACATGCCACAGCGCCTGTGCCTGTGCGGTCAGTGCCGCAACCAGAGCGGGGTTGGCATGCCCCAGCGCATTCACCGCAATTCCCGCGCCCAGATCGAGAAAGCGTCGTCCATCAGCTTCCGTCAACCAAGAGCCTTCGCCGGAAACGAAAGTCAGCGGCGCGCGTGCGTAGGTCGGCAGAATAGATGGGATCATGGCGATCTTCCTTGAAGGTAAGCCCGATTGGTGCAGGACCAAGCGAGGGCTGTCAATAATGTTAGGGATTTATGATGGACGTGACAAAGGGCGGCGCAGGTTAGCGTCGGCGTCGGATCTCAACTGTTGCACGGTTCATCATGCGAAAAACGTAGCGCAGTTTCTGCCCCAAGGGAAGCTGCAAAAAAAAGCAGTACTGTCTGTTCTGGCGTGACAAACTGTCTTGCGCGGTTGTGCGAACAGGTTCAATGAGCGGCACATGACCCTGCGTGCCGCCAACCCGCCTCTTGCTATTGCCTTCATGATGACGGCGACCGCGTTTATTGCGGCGACGATGGTCATGGCGAAATCGTTGGGCACCGATACTTTGGGCCCGCCCTTACACCCTTTGCAAATCAGCCATGGCCGCTTTTTGTTTGCATTTATCGCGATTGCGACAGCGGCAGCAGTGCTGCGGCCGAGGATTGCAGAGCCGAACCTGAAATTACATTTTGGCCGGACGCTCTTTGGCTGGGGTGGCGTGACCTTCATGTTCTCCGCCGTGGCGTTTATTCCGCTGTCAGATGCTACGGCGATCAGCTTTCTCAACCCTGTGTTCGGTATGCTTCTTGCTATTCCGCTGCTGGGCGAACGGGTGGGGCCGTGGCGCTGGGGTGCCGCCGGCACTGCCTTGATTGGTGCGCTGATCTTGCTCAGGCCCGGACCGGAGAGCTTTCAGCTGGCTGGTCTGCTGGCGCTGGGGGCCGCGTTTTTGATGGGGATGGAGCTGATCTTCATCAAGAAACTGGCCAACCGCGAACCGGGGTTTCAGATCTTGCTGATCAACAATGCCATCGGGCTGTGCATCGCGACACTGGCCGTTCTGCCCGTCTGGACGCCGCCGACAGGCGCACAATGGGGCGCGCTGGCCGCCTTGGGTGTGTTGATGGCCACCGCACAGGCATGCTTTGTCAACGCCATGGCACGTGCAGACGCGAGCTTCATCACACCTTTCAGCTATGTCACGCTGATCTTTGCCGGTCTTTATGATCTGTTGCTTTTCGATGTCTGGCCGGACTGGATAAGCATCCTTGGCGCGCTTATTATTCTGAGTGGCGCATCGCTTCTCGCGTGGCGCGAACGGCGGGTCCGCTTCTTGCGTTAAACGTGCGGCCCCTTTAGCTTGGACACAGTAATGCCATCTTCTGGGAGAAGATGAATAAATGAGTGATGTTTACGAGTACCGCCGCGCACCGAGCAAGGGGCCTATCTGGCTTGCCTTACTCGGGATGATTTTGCTTCTTGTTGCCATCTTTTACTTTGAAGCCACGCAGTTGCAGGCGCTTGCATGGGTCATCGGTGCAGTGTTGATTGCTTGGATGCTGCTACCGCAACCTGTGTCTGGCGTTCGGATTGATTCAGACCATCTGACGCTTGCCGCATGGCGCGATCCGCGGCCGATCCCGCTTGATGATATCGCCTACCTGCGTGTCAGCGAGGCAGGTCTGGATACCGAAGTTGCGATTGTTTACCGCGATGGCACCGTAGAGGACATATTCTCGGGTGATCTGCCAGATATCGACACCTTGATTGCCGTACTGGCAGAGCGCGGCACACCGGTGCGCGAGGTCTCTTAGGCCTTGAGGCGATAGCCTGTGTGCATCCAGCGCAAACAGATACCCAACACCACGACACAGGCCGCCGTCACCACCACAAGCCCCAGCCAAGGACTGCTGTCGCTGACCCCGATCATCCCAAAGCGCACCCCGTCGATGATATAAAAGAACGGGTTCGCATGGCTCAGGGTTTGCATGAATGGCGGCAGCGCCTCGATCGAATAGAAGGTGCCTGACAGAAACGCCAAAGGTGTGATCAGAAAGTTGGAAATCGCGGAAAGCTGGTCGAACTTATTGGCAAAGATTCCCGCAATCATCCCCAAGCCGCCCATCAGGATGGACCCAAGCAGCACGAAGACGATGACCCAGAGTGGTGCTTCCATTCCCACGCCCAGAAATAGAGCCGACCCCGCCGCAATCACAATCGCGACCAAACCACCGCGCGCCACGGCGCCGCCGATGTAGCCTGTCACCAACTCTCCCGCTGACAAAGGCGGCATAAGCGTATCGACGATATTGCCCTGCACCTTGGCAGAGGCGAGGCTGGATGAGGTATTGGCAAACGCGTTCTGGATCACCGTCATGGTCAGGATGCCGGGCGCCAGAAACACCATGAACGGCACGCCCATCACATCGCCACGTTGTGATCCGATAGCGATGGTGAATATCAACAAGAACAGGCCCGCATTGATCAAGGGGGCCATGACAGTCTGCGACCAGACATTCATGAACCGGCTGACCTCGCGGCGGACCAAAGTCCAGGTTCCAAGCCAATTCACGCGCCCGAAGCGCCGTACGCCCATCTGGTTCATATCTTGCATTATAGTCTTCCTTTGTCGCGCCCTGACATAGTGGTTTTCGCGCGGATGGCCAGCCCTCGGGGGGCGCTGCTCGTTATAACATTGCGAAAAGGCACTCCACTGCCTTCACATCACCTGCCGCAGTGTTTAATATAAGGTCAAGTTGACCAATAAGGCCTGATCCGTGCATCATGGATCCCTGCCGAAAAACCAAAGGAACAGATATGTCCTGGACAGACGAGCGCGTTGAGACGCTCAAGAAGATGTGGGGCGAAGGCCAGTCCGCAAGCCAGATCGCCAAAGAACTTGGCGGGGTCACCCGCAATGCAGTGATCGGCAAAGTGCACCGTTTGGGATTATCCAACAGGGCAGGCTCGGCCGGGGCGCCCGCCAAGGCAGCGCCGAAAGAAAAACCGGCGGCAGCGCCTGCCGCTGCGGCCAAACCTGCAGCGAAACCGGCAGCAGCACCCAAGCCCAAGGCTGCGCCCGCTTCGACGCCGCCCAAGGAAGAGCCCGAGCTTGACGAGAACGGCATTCCGATTTCTGCCGCGCGCCGCGCGATCATTCCGGCCGGTCAACCTTTGCCGCCACAGCCGTCGGCCAATGAAATCAGCCCCGAAGCACTGGCCAAAGTCAGTGAAGTCGAAAAGACTGCCAAGAAGTTGACCTTGATGGAACTGACGGAAAAGACCTGCAAATGGCCGGTTGGCGATCCTGCCACCGATGATTTCTGGTTCTGCGGATTGGCTGTGCAGCAAGGCAAACCCTATTGCGAAGCCCACGTCGGCGTGGCGTTTCAGCCGATGTCCTCGCGCCGCGACCGCCGCCGCTAAGGTGATGTACGGTATAAGGCAGATCATGATTTGCCCTCGCCGCAAAGGCCGCCCTCAGGGGCGGCTTTTTGCGTTCTGCGAGACGCGTTTGAATGTCGGAAAAAATGGTCGATGCTACGAAGTGATTGCGGCCACTTGCGAGGCATCGCGCAAAGCCTACTTCAGCGCGCCCAAGAACGCCCGCAAACCCACATCATCGACTTTCTTGATCGCCTTTTTCAGCGGCACCCATTTGCGCTTGCGCAGGCCCGCTTCGGGGTAGGTTTTGGTCATCTGTTTCACGTCGATCCGGTACACGCTGACATGGCAGGGCGCGACCCGTCCGTCGTCAAAGCGTTTCTCGGTCACGTAGCCGCCAATCGGGGCTTTGCTGACCTTGCCTTTGCGTAATCCGGCCTCTTCCCAGGCTTCGATCTTGGCGGTTTCGGCGTCGGTGTGGCCGTCCATCGGCCAACCCTTGGGCACGATCCAGCGCCCACGCGAGGATTTCACCAAAAGCACCTCTTTTTCGTCCTTTCCGTCGCGCAGGCAAAGCGCGCCGACCTGCACAATTGCAGTCGGATCAACGACACGGACCTCGCGGCCCGTCCAAAAAGAGCGGTCAAGATTACTCATATACCTGCCAATGGCGTATTTTTATTACGTTCTTGATAACACAGAGCGAATCAATGCGCAAATGGTGTCAGCTGCCGCGGGGTTTGGCGCGCAGGGTGGGGTCTGCTTCGGTCGGGTCCTCGGGCCATGGGTGGCGTGGATAGCGCCCACGCATGTCGCGCCTGACATCAGCATAAGAGCTGGCCCAAAAGCCGACGATATCCTGTGTGACCTGCACGGGCTTTTGCCCCGGTGACAGCAGGGTGATTTTCAATGGTGTGCGTCCGACGGTTGGGTGCGTGGTGACGCCGAACATTTCTTGCAGGCGCAGGGTGATTGCGGGGGCGTCGCCGTCGTAGTCAATCGGGATCTTGCGCCCCAGCGGCGTTTCGAAATGTGCGGGCGCTGCATGGTCAAGCCGCTGCATCTGGTCCCAGTCCAGCATGGCACGCAGGGCGGGCAGGATATCAAAGCGTTTCCAGTCCTCGGCGCTTCGCACAGCAGTCAGATGCGGGAGCAGCCAGTCCTCCAGCGTGTTCAGTAGCGTTGCATCATCCATTGCTGGCAGGCCTTCTACCAAAGCAACGCGCGCGCGCAGGCGATCAGCCGCGGGCGACGGGCGTAGCCCAAGCTGGCGCACACCATCAAGCATGGCCTTTGCCACGGCCTCATCCGGCGCATCCGACCACTGCCTGTCATCCAGTGCCAATGCGCCAAACCGTTCCTGCTGGCGGGTCATGACCTTGCGGTCGCGTTTGGACCATTCGCAGATGTCGGTCCATGCGATCTGGTCGGCAAAAAGGTCGCGCAATTCGCGTTCTGTGACCGTGACAGCCTGCCTGATAAGGGCCTCGCGCGTGTCGCCATCCAGATCGGTGGCCACGATCAGCCGCGCCCCCGCCATCGGGTCGGCGGCGTCGAGCACAGCCCCTTTGCCACCTGACAGCACATAGCGCGGGTCATCGCCTTTGCGCCGCAGGCCGATGCGGTCCGGGTAGGCGAGGGCGGCTTGCTGGCCCAGCGTGAGGGGGGCTTTGTCGGGCAGGCCTTTAGACAAGCGCGGGATTTCGGATTTGATTTGCGCCAGTGCCGCGGGATGCGCGGTGCCGGGCCCGTCGTAGCGCCCCTTCAGTGACGCGATGCGCAGCGCCAGATCAACAGGCGCGCCGCGCAGCGGATCGCGCGCCGCCAGCAGGGCCGCAAGTGGGGCTGCAGCCTTGCCTGCAATCTGCAGCATATGGGCCAGACGCGGATGCAAGGGCAGGGCTGCGAGTGCGCGCCCATGTGGGGTAATACGGTGCGCGCCGTCCAGCGCACCAAGACTTCGCAGCAAGGCGCGGGCTTCGGTCAATGCGCCTATCGGCGGGGGGGTAAGGAAAGCCAGATCATCGCTGCCCCAGACGGCCAGTTCCAGCGCGAGGCCTGCGAGATCAGCAGCTTCGATTTCGGCAGGCGCGAAAGCGGGCAATGCGCCGTGTTCGCCCTTGGTCCACAGGCAATAGGCGTCGCCGGGGGCCACACGGCCTGCGCGGCCTGCACGTTGGGTGGCTTCGGCCTTGCTGACTTTTTCAGTGACCAACTGCGACATGCCAGAGCTTGGATCAAACCGCGCGCGGCGGGCGCGGCCAGCATCCACGACCACGCGGATATCCTCGATGGTGAGCGAGGTTTCGGCGATCGAGGTGGACAGCACAATTTTGCGGCCCTCTTTCAGCGGCGCTATCGCTTTGCGTTGCTCGGCAAAGGGCAGCGCGCCATAGAGCGGGCGGATGGTGCAGTCGGTGGGCAGGCGGTCTTGCAAAAGGGCGGCGGTCCGGCGGATTTCACCTTCACCCGGCAGGAAAACAAGGACGCCGCCTTGCGTCTCGGCCACGGCGGTGGCAACCAGATCGGCTGTGGCTTGCTCCAGCCTTTGGGTTTTCGGCACGGAGCGATCAAGGAAATGTGTGGTGACGGGAAAAGCGCGGCCTTCGGAGGTGATCACGGGGGCGTCGTCAAGCATTGTGGCAACGGGGGCCGCGTCGAGCGTTGCGGACATGACAAGCACGATCAGGTCGGGGCGCAGCACGCTGCGGCTTTCCCATGTGAGCGCAAGGCCAAGGTCTGCATTCAGCGAGCGTTCATGGAATTCGTCAAAAATCACGGCACCGATGCCTGTCAGTTCAGG is a window encoding:
- a CDS encoding GNAT family N-acetyltransferase — encoded protein: MRNYTFRPLTEADLPLMRRWLQTAHVKVWWPDADKQIALMERDMDSAAIDMRVVSLIDHPFAYIHDHDARAFEMPQYADLPFGARVMATFVGDSDFMGQGHSVGYIEGYIRSLRLKYPMVAVAPGTTDTRTITIYKQAGFMNRRLTTTAEGRLVQVMTHL
- a CDS encoding aspartate aminotransferase family protein, with translation MIPSILPTYARAPLTFVSGEGSWLTEADGRRFLDLGAGIAVNALGHANPALVAALTAQAQALWHVSNLYNIPAQQQLADALVAQTFADTVFFTNSGTEACELAVKMARKYWYDKGQPERTEIITFTGSFHGRSSAGIAAAGSEKMVKGFGPLLPGFTHLEFGDHDALQAAVSDKIAAIMVEPVQGEGGIRPLPDVCLKGLRDLCDQHGILLILDEVQCGMGRTGKLFAHEWAGISPDIMMVAKGIGGGFPLGAVLATENAASGMTAGTHGSTYGGNPLACAVGAKVMEIIGDDAFLAEVNRKAGMMRQKLEGLVAAYPDVFEAVRGSGLMLGLKCKATNSDVVTAGFAQGVLTVPAADNVVRLLPALNITDADIALAVDKLDAAASHVKEANA
- a CDS encoding DMT family transporter is translated as MTLRAANPPLAIAFMMTATAFIAATMVMAKSLGTDTLGPPLHPLQISHGRFLFAFIAIATAAAVLRPRIAEPNLKLHFGRTLFGWGGVTFMFSAVAFIPLSDATAISFLNPVFGMLLAIPLLGERVGPWRWGAAGTALIGALILLRPGPESFQLAGLLALGAAFLMGMELIFIKKLANREPGFQILLINNAIGLCIATLAVLPVWTPPTGAQWGALAALGVLMATAQACFVNAMARADASFITPFSYVTLIFAGLYDLLLFDVWPDWISILGALIILSGASLLAWRERRVRFLR
- a CDS encoding ABC transporter permease — encoded protein: MNQMGVRRFGRVNWLGTWTLVRREVSRFMNVWSQTVMAPLINAGLFLLIFTIAIGSQRGDVMGVPFMVFLAPGILTMTVIQNAFANTSSSLASAKVQGNIVDTLMPPLSAGELVTGYIGGAVARGGLVAIVIAAGSALFLGVGMEAPLWVIVFVLLGSILMGGLGMIAGIFANKFDQLSAISNFLITPLAFLSGTFYSIEALPPFMQTLSHANPFFYIIDGVRFGMIGVSDSSPWLGLVVVTAACVVVLGICLRWMHTGYRLKA
- a CDS encoding GcrA family cell cycle regulator → MSWTDERVETLKKMWGEGQSASQIAKELGGVTRNAVIGKVHRLGLSNRAGSAGAPAKAAPKEKPAAAPAAAAKPAAKPAAAPKPKAAPASTPPKEEPELDENGIPISAARRAIIPAGQPLPPQPSANEISPEALAKVSEVEKTAKKLTLMELTEKTCKWPVGDPATDDFWFCGLAVQQGKPYCEAHVGVAFQPMSSRRDRRR
- a CDS encoding NUDIX hydrolase, with translation MSNLDRSFWTGREVRVVDPTAIVQVGALCLRDGKDEKEVLLVKSSRGRWIVPKGWPMDGHTDAETAKIEAWEEAGLRKGKVSKAPIGGYVTEKRFDDGRVAPCHVSVYRIDVKQMTKTYPEAGLRKRKWVPLKKAIKKVDDVGLRAFLGALK
- the hrpB gene encoding ATP-dependent helicase HrpB, which codes for MTALPIDPVLPELMAALAASGCAVLQAPPGAGKTTRVPLAMLEAKLTTGKIIMLEPRRLAARAAAERLAEGLGEAPGQTVGYRMRGDSKAGSRIEVVTEGILTRMIQSDPELTGIGAVIFDEFHERSLNADLGLALTWESRSVLRPDLIVLVMSATLDAAPVATMLDDAPVITSEGRAFPVTTHFLDRSVPKTQRLEQATADLVATAVAETQGGVLVFLPGEGEIRRTAALLQDRLPTDCTIRPLYGALPFAEQRKAIAPLKEGRKIVLSTSIAETSLTIEDIRVVVDAGRARRARFDPSSGMSQLVTEKVSKAEATQRAGRAGRVAPGDAYCLWTKGEHGALPAFAPAEIEAADLAGLALELAVWGSDDLAFLTPPPIGALTEARALLRSLGALDGAHRITPHGRALAALPLHPRLAHMLQIAGKAAAPLAALLAARDPLRGAPVDLALRIASLKGRYDGPGTAHPAALAQIKSEIPRLSKGLPDKAPLTLGQQAALAYPDRIGLRRKGDDPRYVLSGGKGAVLDAADPMAGARLIVATDLDGDTREALIRQAVTVTERELRDLFADQIAWTDICEWSKRDRKVMTRQQERFGALALDDRQWSDAPDEAVAKAMLDGVRQLGLRPSPAADRLRARVALVEGLPAMDDATLLNTLEDWLLPHLTAVRSAEDWKRFDILPALRAMLDWDQMQRLDHAAPAHFETPLGRKIPIDYDGDAPAITLRLQEMFGVTTHPTVGRTPLKITLLSPGQKPVQVTQDIVGFWASSYADVRRDMRGRYPRHPWPEDPTEADPTLRAKPRGS